In Nematostella vectensis chromosome 11, jaNemVect1.1, whole genome shotgun sequence, a genomic segment contains:
- the LOC5510184 gene encoding collagen alpha-1(XI) chain isoform X1 — protein MKKYNETVRDTPIKPSSNGSWSKSFTWGFILAAIVVLAFAGGLLIGKYVLPGYACSQTKDLAGKDIADVPRERREAPVIPSPPAVTLEDVQNEIRFYLKTVTARDICKSTDVICQTGPEGPSGPQGPQGVSGSRGEKGHPGNPGPKGDMGLAGRPGAPGLDGATGHPGPPGDRGWQGAPGLTGDTGLPGDKGQKGDEGQKGNEGPQGPQGFRGGFGPKGRAGPKGNVGPIGPAGLVGLPGEKGAKGDRGRRGRMGSKGSMGPPGEKGLDGRPGAASTSKGQPGLPGKDGQNGKPGTKGDKGDVGPLGVPGLQGPRGLSGINGRDGVPGQKGRRGKPGAEGESIKGDIGPPGLRGRDGDTGPKGEKGAKGETGIGIKGDNGLHGINGIDGFPGKKGEVGPPGPPGKCAKKC, from the exons ATGAAGAAATATAACGAGACAGTGCGAGACACGCCAATCAAGCCGTCTTCAAATGGCTCCTGGTCGAAGTCCTTCACTTGGGGGTTTATACTTGCGGCGATAGTTGTGTTGGCTTTTGCGGGCGGCTTGTTAATCGGGAAATACGTTCTCCCGGGATATGCTTGTAGTCAAACCAAGGATCTCGCTGGTAAAG ATATCGCAGATGTCCCAAGAGAGAGGCGGGAAGCCCCAGTAATCCCATCACCACCCGCGGTCACACTTGAGGACGTCCAGAACGAGATTCGGTTTTATTTGAAGACGGTCACCGCTAGGGACATATGCAAGTCTACCGATGTCATTTGTCAAACTG GACCAGAAGGTCCAAGTGGACCACAGGGGCCGCAAGGGGTTTCGGGTTCTCGAGGAGAAAAGGGTCATCCTGGCAACCCTGGTCCTAAAGGAGACATGGGCCTCGCAGGCCGCCCTGGGGCGCCAGGTCTTGATGGCGCCACAGGGCATCCGGGTCCGCCGGGCGATAGAGGCTGGCAAGGAGCCCCTGGACTCACTGGAGACACAGGACTACCTGGCGACAAGGGACAAAAAGGAGACGAGGGACAAAAGGGAAACGAAGGGCCCCAAGGGCCACAAGGGTTTCGAGGTGGATTTGGCCCTAAAGGAAGAGCAGGTCCCAAAGGCAATGTAGGCCCTATAGGCCCTGCGGGGCTTGTGGGGCTGCCAGGTGAAAAAGGTGCCAAGGGGGACCGTGGGCGGAGAGGCAGAATGGGTAGCAAAGGAAGCATGGGTCCTCCCGGGGAAAAAGGTCTTGACGGTAGACCCGGGGCAGCGTCTACAAGTAAGGGACAGCCTGGACTACCAGGGAAAGATGGTCAGAATGGAAAACCCGGAACCAAGGGAGACAAAGGGGACGTTGGACCGTTGGGCGTACCTGGCCTTCAAGGACCTAGAGGACTGTCTGGGATAAACGGGCGGGACGGGGTCCCTGGGCAGAAAGGTAGACGAGGGAAACCAGGCGCCGAGGGAGAGAGCATTAAAGGCGACATAGGCCCTCCCGGGCTTCGTGGTAGAGATGGTGATACGGGGCCAAAGGGGGAGAAGGGTGCAAAAGGAGAGACCGGTATAGGGATTAAGGGAGATAATGGATTGCATGGTATAAATGGAATTGATGGGTTTCCTGGGAAAAAGGGTGAAGTCGGCCCTCCCGGACCACCAGGAAAATGCGctaaaaaatgttaa
- the LOC5510184 gene encoding collagen alpha-1(XIII) chain isoform X2, with amino-acid sequence MKKYNETVRDTPIKPSSNGSWSKSFTWGFILAAIVVLAFAGGLLIGKYVLPGYACSQTKDLADIADVPRERREAPVIPSPPAVTLEDVQNEIRFYLKTVTARDICKSTDVICQTGPEGPSGPQGPQGVSGSRGEKGHPGNPGPKGDMGLAGRPGAPGLDGATGHPGPPGDRGWQGAPGLTGDTGLPGDKGQKGDEGQKGNEGPQGPQGFRGGFGPKGRAGPKGNVGPIGPAGLVGLPGEKGAKGDRGRRGRMGSKGSMGPPGEKGLDGRPGAASTSKGQPGLPGKDGQNGKPGTKGDKGDVGPLGVPGLQGPRGLSGINGRDGVPGQKGRRGKPGAEGESIKGDIGPPGLRGRDGDTGPKGEKGAKGETGIGIKGDNGLHGINGIDGFPGKKGEVGPPGPPGKCAKKC; translated from the exons ATGAAGAAATATAACGAGACAGTGCGAGACACGCCAATCAAGCCGTCTTCAAATGGCTCCTGGTCGAAGTCCTTCACTTGGGGGTTTATACTTGCGGCGATAGTTGTGTTGGCTTTTGCGGGCGGCTTGTTAATCGGGAAATACGTTCTCCCGGGATATGCTTGTAGTCAAACCAAGGATCTCGCTG ATATCGCAGATGTCCCAAGAGAGAGGCGGGAAGCCCCAGTAATCCCATCACCACCCGCGGTCACACTTGAGGACGTCCAGAACGAGATTCGGTTTTATTTGAAGACGGTCACCGCTAGGGACATATGCAAGTCTACCGATGTCATTTGTCAAACTG GACCAGAAGGTCCAAGTGGACCACAGGGGCCGCAAGGGGTTTCGGGTTCTCGAGGAGAAAAGGGTCATCCTGGCAACCCTGGTCCTAAAGGAGACATGGGCCTCGCAGGCCGCCCTGGGGCGCCAGGTCTTGATGGCGCCACAGGGCATCCGGGTCCGCCGGGCGATAGAGGCTGGCAAGGAGCCCCTGGACTCACTGGAGACACAGGACTACCTGGCGACAAGGGACAAAAAGGAGACGAGGGACAAAAGGGAAACGAAGGGCCCCAAGGGCCACAAGGGTTTCGAGGTGGATTTGGCCCTAAAGGAAGAGCAGGTCCCAAAGGCAATGTAGGCCCTATAGGCCCTGCGGGGCTTGTGGGGCTGCCAGGTGAAAAAGGTGCCAAGGGGGACCGTGGGCGGAGAGGCAGAATGGGTAGCAAAGGAAGCATGGGTCCTCCCGGGGAAAAAGGTCTTGACGGTAGACCCGGGGCAGCGTCTACAAGTAAGGGACAGCCTGGACTACCAGGGAAAGATGGTCAGAATGGAAAACCCGGAACCAAGGGAGACAAAGGGGACGTTGGACCGTTGGGCGTACCTGGCCTTCAAGGACCTAGAGGACTGTCTGGGATAAACGGGCGGGACGGGGTCCCTGGGCAGAAAGGTAGACGAGGGAAACCAGGCGCCGAGGGAGAGAGCATTAAAGGCGACATAGGCCCTCCCGGGCTTCGTGGTAGAGATGGTGATACGGGGCCAAAGGGGGAGAAGGGTGCAAAAGGAGAGACCGGTATAGGGATTAAGGGAGATAATGGATTGCATGGTATAAATGGAATTGATGGGTTTCCTGGGAAAAAGGGTGAAGTCGGCCCTCCCGGACCACCAGGAAAATGCGctaaaaaatgttaa